In Colletotrichum higginsianum IMI 349063 chromosome 1, whole genome shotgun sequence, one genomic interval encodes:
- a CDS encoding Protein argonaute has translation MSSTGPPQQTRASAINMDGSKDGGSPTGGRSRSGSHASQQKAPNPFGPSMGFDPAKPQGGPEKEHQNTRIDPPPESFLNPGASPFIRRPGYNTAGKPVNLEVNQFRVKEWNDKKTIFQYDVTISPPPLKYNVVFKKCWESPAVQEMLKKYKCLWLQDGRKLAWSSVPINRGEERLTVDLDEGKPVRPNAKARDNTFYFVMKETKKINLAALEAYLTGKMDWDSSVLECMNFLDHLVRQYPSERLLSIKRNFYNERNKKSMELGVCLEVVKGVYSSVRMNQSFCNKIGRGLGLNVDVANTAFWKGNCPLHMFARDFLGTCERKWQGLKPNDIAELLKPVRQKDQNGRATFAMSEAFKHLRKLVKLRFSPKHRGKESWDKTYNIKAFAFGQQYGERGATADNITFVNNGEEMTIAQYFQKTYGVQIMFPNWPVVETAKAGFFPMEVCLIKAMQRYPYKLDPDQTAAMIKAAVTRPTQRKADIMDAKSQLAWKEDPYLRQYGVVFDDQMARTQGSLLEPPKIQYANNITSPMFSGRWDLRGKKFWVPNRQPLQSWGIVVLENACNKAAAQAFAQTFKQTYTGHGGKVAKDAVVIDSEIRNHNVADAIAKAYAQIKAYTKATPQLLFCVLRFNNAGSYERIKKSADCRFGLLTQCVLARHVEKNQGQYHSNVAMKVNAKLGGITCRIPHPSGPASKAPAFFKEVTMMIGVDVSHATPGIDAPSMAAMTMSMDQDATFYSAAVETNGYRVEMMSPINARNFLARLMPTWHKRMNHPAPPPHIIYFRDGVSEGQYSQVLEYEVETMKKLMQQKYQGQKQPKWTVIVATKRHHIRFFPQQGDKNGNPLPGTLLEREVCHPFWWDFYLCSHVAIQGTARPVHYTVLVDEAKMNPNDLQKMIYGQCYSYARSTTPVSLHPAIYYADLACGRARAHENIATSQGFRSGPKAAEMVEEYGARGQSMFENERPTEAMQLLPLGGGGPDADPQATEMFKGTMWYI, from the exons ATGTCTTCCACCGGTCCTCCCCAGCAGACCCGCGCTTCTGCCATCAACATGGACGGATCCAAGGATGGCGGCTCCCCCACCGGCGGTCGATCCCGCTCCGGCTCCCACGCTTCGCAACAGAAGGCCCCGAACCCTTTCGGCCCTTCCATGGGATTTGACCCTGCCAAGCCTCAGGGTGGTCCCGAGAAGGAACACCAAAACACCCGCATCGACCCGCCTCCCGAGTCGTTCCTCAACCCTGGCGCTTCTCCCTTCATTCGGAGACCCGGCTACAACACCGCCGGTAAGCCAGTCAACCTGGAGGTGAACCAGTTCCGTGTCAAAGAGTGGAACGACAAGAAGACCATCTTTCAATACGATGTCACCATCTCCCCGCCTCCCTTGAAGTACAACGTTGTCTTCAAGAAGTGTTGGGAGTCTCCAGCCGTCCAAGAGATGCTTAAGAAATACAAGTGTCTTTGGCTGCAAGATGGTCGCAAGCTCGCTTG GTCCTCGGTTCCCATCAACCGTGGAGAGGAGCGCCTCACGGTCGATCTTGATGAGGGAAAGCCTGTGCGACCCAATGCCAAGGCCCGCGACAATACCTTCTACTTCGTGATGAAGGAAACCAAAAAGATCAATCTGGCTGCCCTTGAGGCCTATCTCACCGGCAAAATGGATTGGGACAGCTCCGTTTTGGAGTGCATGAACTTCCTTGACCACCTTGTTCGACAGTACCCGAGCGAGCGTTTGTTGTCTATCAAGCGCAACTTCTACAACGAGCGCAACAAGAAGAGCATGGAACTCGGCGTCTGCTTGGAGGTTGTGAAGGGTGTTTACTCTTCGGTCCGGATGAACCAGTCATTCTGCAACAAGATTGGCCGCGGACTCGGTCTGAACGTTGACGTCGCCAACACTGCCTTCTGGAAGGGAAACTGCCCGCTTCACATGTTCGCCCGAGACTTTCTGGGAACTTGTGAACGCAAGTGGCAGGGCCTGAAGCCTAacgacatcgccgagctcctcAAGCCCGTTCGCCAGAAGGACCAGAATGGCCGAGCCACCTTCGCCATGTCGGAGGCGTTCAAGCATCTTCGCAAGCTGGTCAAGCTCCGCTTCTCGCCCAAGCACCGTGGCAAGGAAAGCTGGGACAAGACGTATAACATCAAGGCTTTCGCTTTTGGTCAGCAGTACGGCGAGCGGGGTGCCACCGCAGACAACATTACCTTCGTCAACAATGGCGAAGAAATGACCATTGCCCAGTACTTCCAGAAGACATACGGCGTGCAGATTATGTTCCCCAACTGGCCTGTGGTTGAGACAGCAAAGGCCGGCTTCTTTCCGATGGAGGTTTGTCTCATCAAAGCCATGCAGCGGTACCCGTACAAGCTGGACCCCGATCAGACTGCTGCCATGATCAAGGCTGCGGTCACTCGGCCAACCCAGCGCAAGGCCGACATCATGGATGCAAAGAGCCAGTTGGCGTGGAAGGAAGACCCTTACCTTCGCCAGTACGGCGTGGTCTTCGATGATCAGATGGCTCGAACCCAAGGTTCCCTGCTCGAGCCTCCTAAGATCCAGTACGCAAACAACATCACAAGCCCAATGTTCTCTGGCCGCTGGGATCTGCGTGGCAAAAAGTTCTGGGTTCCCAACCGGCAGCCCCTCCAGTCCTGGGGTATTGTGGTTCTTGAGAACGCATgcaacaaggccgccgcccaggccttTGCGCAAACGTTCAAGCAAACGTACAccggccacggcggcaaGGTTGCCAAGGACGCAGTCGTCATTGACAGTGAGATCCGCAACCACAACGTTGCCGATGCCATTGCGAAGGCTTACGCGCAGATAAAGGCCTACACGAAGGCCACCCCGCAGCTTCTCTTCTGCGTGTTGAGATTCAACAACGCTGGGTCTTACGAGCGCATCAAGAAATCCGCTGATTGCCGTTTCGGTCTTTTGACCCAGTGCGTTCTTGCGCGTCATGTTGAGAAGAACCAGGGGCAGTACCATTCCAACGTGGCCATGAAGGTTAACGCCAagctcggcggcatcaccTGTCGCATCCCTCATCCGTCGGGTCCGGCAAGCAAGGCGCCTGCATTTTTCAAGGAGGTCACCATGATGATTGGCGTTGATGTGTCCCACGCCACGCCTGGTATCGATGCCCCCTCGATGGCCGCGATGACTATGTCCATGGATCAGGACGCCACGTTCTACTCCGCAGCCGTCGAGACCAACGGTTACCGCGTCGAGATGATGTCTCCCATCAATGCAAGAAACTTTCTCGCCCGCCTGATGCCCACGTGGCACAAGCGCATGAACCAcccagcgccgcctcctcaCATCATCTACTTCCGTGACGGTGTGTCTGAAGGCCAATACTCCCAGGTCCTCGAATACGAGGTTGAAACCATGAAGAAGCTGATGCAGCAGAAGTACCAGGGGCAAAAACAGCCCAAGTGGACTGTGATTGTGGCTACCAAGCGTCACCACATCCGTTTCTTCCCGCAGCAGGGAGACAAGAATGGAAACCCGCTGCCCGGTACCCTCCTGGAGCGGGAGGTGTGCCATCCCTTCTGGTGGGACTTCTACCTCTGCTCTCACGTCGCCATTCAGGGCACCGCGCGACCCGTCCACTACACTGTCCTTGTGGACGAAGCCAAGATGAACCCAAACGACCTTCAGAAGATGATCTACGGTCAATGCTACTCGTACGCCCGCTCGACGACTCCGGTCTCTCTTCATCCCGCAATCTACTACGCGGATCTTGCTTGCGGCCGCGCCCGTGCCCATGAGAATATTGCCACCTCGCAGGGCTTCCGATCCGGTCCCAAGGCTGCAGAGA
- a CDS encoding mRNA 3'-end-processing protein RNA14 gives MDSELPHNDQDFEGASWGEEGYEEANDIQHSDQQSQDPAFPLAQAANGDSEDAGEYDPESVTITSVPETAESTPTPIPTPTTSTSAKPKSGKPKTQGGFLVGDSDDEEDAPTPASTAAVAAGVAQAPIAQNHPPLPVPTPVESQVGVTPEQPNNGIAVRAPSAASSAAHAPPPPTVHPVPSRDPNDTFGILEDRVKEDPRGDMEAWLALIAEHRRYDQLDELRGVYERFIEVFPQAADIWADWAQLELSSNRFQDAEALFNRSLVNVPNVKLWTVYLNYIRRRYDLNNDPNGEARRILSMSYDFVIGSVGIDRDSGQLWKDYIQFIKSGPGQVGGSGWQDQQKMDQLRKAYHRAITVPMSALTDLWKDYDQFEMSLNKTTGRQFIQKRSPAYMTAKAANSQLDRLIPRLQRTSLPRLPPAPGFDGDQEFMEQVEIWKKWIKWEKDDPLVLLDEEPEAYKARILYCYRQALMALRFWPEMWVDAAEWCFANNITKDGKDLGLSFLTDGIEANPESVLLALKHGDRVEMTFPAGDDDASKAARAKAIREPYSRVLDTLYAMSKKIKEREEREVRKIEEAAARDPNVKDSIENNDDDLDGDNRGPADLGKEERIKAVKHGFSVQADMLKRTISFVWIALCRAARRTQGKGNTTSGLRQVFIEARGRGQLTSDVYIAVAKMEALIYNDPAGGKIFDRGAKLFPEDASFMLEYLKFLHSKGDTTNARVVFETCVNRLTQKDDAKKNQAKQLYSYFHKYESQFGELSSIAELEKRMSELWPADPKLAHFASRFSVETFDPIAYRLIISPAVQLRPKMLIPVVEQPTSVRQTPMALPVRQTASPGPQYTGPQYMGVTNSPKRPFAGDDYEELNRPRKLARGESPLKGAAGRRLDQQRRNQGAPLSRDITFLLGILPPSHAYAHSPGAFRLSAPNLVGLIRETPVPDYSAWKTQQELGARQNNGMQPPSHGQQASGEYGGHGYDGRNSPQRTLSPLDGSGRRLVSSGYRSSPLRPGSRGGNQEAAAYRQDATQHGQVPSAISYNGKTNWAQQPVGYGQAQGQQYGRYQY, from the exons ATGGATTCCGAACTCCCACATAACGACCAAGACTTCGAGGGTGCGTCTTGGGGAGAAGAGGGATATGAGGAAGCAAATGATATACAGCATAGCGACCAACAAAGTCAAGATCCTGCCTTCCCACTTGCCCAAGCTGCGAATGGTGATTCAGAAGATGCTGGCGAATATGACCCAGAATCGGTCACGATAACCTCAGTTCCAGAGACCGCCGAGTCTACCCCCACCCCCATTCCTACTCCTACCACGTCCACGTCTGCGAAGCCGAAATCTGGCAAGCCCAAAACGCAAGGTGGCTTCCTAGTGGGAGACtctgacgacgaggaagacgcgcCGACCCCGGCTTCCACCGCCGCTGTGGCTGCAGGTGTCGCGCAAGCCCCCATTGCCCAGAAccaccctccccttcctGTACCTACTCCAGTTGAGAGCCAAGTGGGCGTCACTCCAGAGCAACCAAACAATGGAATTGCCGTGAGAGCGCCCAGCGCAGCATCCAGTGCTGCGCAcgcaccgcctcctccgacTGTGCACCCTGTCCCGAGCAGAGACCCCAATGACACCTTTGGCATTTTGGAGGATCGTGTGAAGGAGGACCCTCGGGGCGATATGGAGGCCTGGCTTGCGCTGATTGCCGAACACCGCCGCTACGACCAGCTGGACGAGTTGCGGGGAGTGTATGAACGTTTCATAGAAGTCTTTCCCCAGGCC GCAGACATCTGGGCAGACTGGGCACAGCTCGAGCTAAGCTCCAACCGGTTCCAGGACGCCGAAGCCCTTTTCAATCGATCCCTGGTCAACGTACCAAACGTCAAGCTCTGGACTGTGTACCTCAACTACATTCGGAGAAGATATGACCTCAATAACGACCCCAACGGCGAGGCTCGCCGTATCCTGAGCATGTCATACGACTTCGTCATTGGTTCCGTCGGCATCGATCGGGACTCGGGTCAATTGTGGAAGGACTACATTCAGTTCATCAAGAGTGGCCCAGGCCAAGTTGGAGGCAGTGGATGGCAAGACCAGCAGAAGATGGACCAGCTGCGCAAGGCCTACCATCGCGCCATCACAGTCCCCATGTCCGCGCTCACCGACTTGTGGAAGGACTATGACCAATTCGAGATGAGCCTCAACAAGACAACT GGCCGCCAGTTCATCCAGAAGCGGTCGCCAGCATACATGACAGCCAAGGCGGCGAACTCCCAGCTCGATCGCCTGATCCCCAGACTTCAGCGGACCTCTCTTCCACGACTTCCCCCCGCTCCTGGATTTGATGGTGACCAGGAGTTCATGGAACAGGTAGAGATCTGGAAGAAATGGATCAAGTGGGAGAAGGACGATCCGTTGGTACTTCTTGACGAAGAGCCTGAAGCCTACAAAGCTCGTATCCTGTACTGCTACAGACAAGCCTTGATGGCTCTTCGATTCTGGCCCGAGATGTGGGTGGATGCTGCGGAGTGGTGCTTCGCCAACAACATTACCAAGGACGGAAAGGATCTGGGTCTTTCATTCTTGACGGACGGCATCGAGGCCAACCCTGAAAGCGTCCTGCTGGCGCTGAAGCACGGTGATCGCGTGGAGATGACTTTTCCCgccggagacgacgacgcgagTAAGGCGGCCCGTGCCAAAGCAATTCGCGAGCCTTACAGCCGGGTTCTTGACACATTGTACGCCATGTCCAAGAAAATCAAGGAACGGGAGGAACGGGAGGTTCGCAAGATCGAGGAGGCTGCTGCGCGCGATCCCAATGTCAAGGATTCGATCGAAAACAACGACGATGATCTCGATGGTGACAACCGCGGACCGGCTGATCTTGGGAAGGAGGAACGCATCAAGGCCGTCAAGCATGGCTTTTCAGTACAAGCCGATATGCTTAAGCGCACCATCTCGTTCGTGTGGATTGCACTTTGTCGAGCTGCGCGGAGAACACAAGGCAAAGGCAATACGACTTCGGGTCTCAGGCAGGTTTTCATCGAAGCTCGCGGTCGGGGGCAGCTCACCAGCGATGTTTACATTGCTGTTGCGAAGATGGAGGCCCTTATCTACAACGACCCAGCTGGTGGCAAGATCTTCGATCGCGGTGCCAAGCTGTTCCCGGAAGACGCCAGCTTCATGCTCGAGTATCTCAAATTCTTGCACTCGAAGGGCGACACGACAA ATGCTCGCGTGGTGTTCGAGACCTGCGTCAACCGCCTCACACAGAAGGACGACGCCAAGAAGAATCAGGCCAAGCAGCTTTATTCCTACTTCCACAAATACGAATCTCAATTTGGCGAGCTGTCTTCGATTGCGGAGCTTGAGAAGCGCATGTCAGAGCTTTGGCCGGCCGACCCAAAGCTCGCGCACTTTGCGAGCCGCTTCTCGGTTGAGACTTTCGACCCCATTGCCTATCGCCTCATTATCTCGCCAGCTGTCCAGCTGCGGCCGAAGATGCTGATCCCGGTCGTTGAGCAGCCGACCTCAGTGCGACAGACTCCCATGGCGCTACCAGTTCGCCAGACGGCCAGCCCAGGGCCTCAGTACACAGGCCCTCAGTACATGGGTGTCACGAACTCGCCTAAGAGACCGTTCGCGGGTGACGACTACGAAGAGCTCAATCGCCCACGGAAGCTTGCCAGGGGAGAGTCGCCGCTGAAGGGTGCcgctggccgccgtctcgaCCAGCAGAGAAGGAACCAAGGAGCGCCCCTTTCCCGAGACATCACCTTTCTGCTGGGTATCCTACCCCCCTCTCATGCGTACGCACACTCCCCTGGTGCATTCCGTCTGAGCGCCCCCAACCTCGTCGGTCTCATAAGAGAGACCCCCGTGCCAGACTACAGTGCCTGGAAAACTCAGCAGGAGCTGGGAGCTCGACAAAACAACGGTATGCAACCCCCTTCTCATGGCCAGCAGGCCTCTGGTGAATATGGTGGACACGGATACGATGGACGAAACTCGCCGCAGAGGACTCTGAGTCCACTCGATGGCAGCGGTCGGCGCTTGGTGTCGTCCGGCTACCGGAGTTCTCCTCTCCGACCTGGTTCCAGGGGCGGAAATCAGGAAGCCGCTGCGTACCGACAGGATGCAACTCAGCATGGACAAGTCCCGTCAGCGATTTCGTACAATGGGAAAACCAACTGGGCACAGCAGCCTGTTGGCTACGGCCAAGCACAGGGGCAGCAATATGGCAGATATCAGTATTGA
- a CDS encoding Histone chaperone — MPAAKTLSPPQNITPKTTISTGPLPTRLPFHLSRCSGFCDFDKYLPSRFRKLDQGRRRSFFTMSIVSLLGVQVLNNPAKFTDKYEFEITFECLEALEKDLEWKLTYVGSATSDQYDQELDSLFVGPVPVGVNKFVFEADAPNTSRIPDADILGVTVILLTCAYDGREFVRVGYYVNNEYDSEELNAEPPAKPIIERVKRNVLAEKPRVTRFAIKWDNEASAPAEFPPEQPEADLVADEEEYGADERDEEDEPEASIVGANGEKPAGEDAEMAGVENGEGDVAPAEEDEMSDDGSVDIEGESEDELEEEAEGEGEGADDDAMDVDSSSANKPAATISKAAEVIIR; from the exons ATGCCCGCCGCAAAAACACTCTCTCCTCCCCAAAACATCACCCCTAAAACCACCATTTCGACCGGACCTCTGCCCACGCGACTCCCCTTCCACCTCTCTCGCTGCTCAGGTTTCTGCGACTTTGACAAGTATCTTCCATCTCGCTTTCGCAAACTAGatcaaggtcgccgccgctcatTCTTCACGATGTCGATCGTATCGCTTCTGGGTGTTCAGGTCCTGAACAACCCCGCCAAGTTCACGGACAAGTACGAGTTCGAGATCACCTTCGAGTGCCTCGAGGCCCTAGAGAAGG ACCTTGAGTGGAAGTTGACCTATGTTGGCTCGGCTACTAG CGACCAGTATGACCAGGAGCTCGACAGCCTTTTCGTCGGACCCGTCCCCGTCGGTGTCAACAAGTtcgtcttcgaggccgaTGCGCCCAACACGTCCCGAATCCCCGACGCCGATATCCTCGGTGTCACTGTCATCCTTCTGACGTGCGCCTACGATGGTCGCGAGTTCGTCCGCGTCGGCTACTACGTCAACAACGAATATGACTCCGAGGAGCTCAACGCAGAGCCTCCTGCCAAGCCCATCATCGAGCGCGTCAAGCGCAACGTTCTTGCCGAGAAGCCGCGCGTGACTCGTTTCGCCATCAAGTG GGACAATGAGGCCTCTGCGCCCGCCGAGTTCCCCCCTGAGCAGCCTGAGGCCGACCTTGTtgccgatgaggaggagtacggcgccgatgagcgcgatgaagaggatgaaCCAGAGGCCTCTATCGTCGGTGCCAATGGCGAAAAACCCGCTGGTGAAGATGCTGAAATGGCTGGtgtcgagaacggcgaggGTGACGTTGccccggccgaggaggatgagatgtcggacgacggcagcgtGGACATTGAGGGcgagagcgaggacgagctggaggaagaggccgagggcgagggcgagggtgccgatgacgatgcgATGGACGTGgactcctcctcggccaacAAGCCTGCCGCTACGATTAGCAAGGCCGCGGAGGTCATTATCCGCTAA
- a CDS encoding GTPase-activator protein for ras-like GTPase containing protein: MPTQTPEELLRAVEASHEQYLRSLRSLHESLASAVRERSEPRTTPSITLPTSPASRLSNSPYQSPVQSPVQTSQAAFPSASYRTRSSTFSEPIEKRPLTNGSEKDHVPASVYSGLEVEYLPLLDVAAPREASGSDGTLTPSASKLIERVSWTDSQLLHHLKHFNFTGGAAIALTDVIKRQTEIDERTDFGTFAAYESQGYVSSTFELYDVDTKGAPRHVGKQSDRQPQGVAPDVAPSPSQIVDAPTVWNALKGIHADGQAVGLVTILQEPSALMLGALHMTMSPYFDMTELLNHFITDHENNGKTTAHVHRAFARDPSPSHLRQRSFFFVFKYYTVVGDGLEPAPFQKYDKRPPDRRSRDHIDIAECSSILALSLSGPPRQSVKQTRRREGPQEGFLFDTFAPWHLLSIQSFPDDEHTLRGGDAESQKTFFSGPWAFLDALVTEYRDATKRNLALHARIAKLITPPTDFMFDARLRDKLLFEDKHFTYIRRYFWAYNTLGVVNEGLRAMLAAYRDTFPDDFWEGRHPTLWPHPSPDSSEGRAYRDKMMPLRSDLERACRDLETVHAKNAATRKEIENLRDQLFSGSSIKESRRAIEQGDNIKVLTLGSMVFLPLTFVTSVFGITEFTIPAQDWRFPVTMVCVCVPFILALILLQTRAGYSLARHTFAALTWPFRLLANDGAGDTFPPAIAMPAVEARPRRKRRLTSRRPPSPQPPAQEKPQEAKEAGLGSWLTWGLGRSNVNTRGDDKEVGQEGDVLVFGHV; encoded by the exons ATGCCAACTCAGACTCCCGAAGAGCTTCTCAGGGCTGTCGAGGCTAGCCACGAGCAATACCTTCGCAGCCTGCGAAGTCTTCACGAATCGCTGGCCAGCGCCGTGAGAGAACGATCGGAGCCCCGAACGACACCCAGTATTACCTTGCCGACATCACCCGCCTCGCGACTATCCAATAGCCCATACCAGAGTCCGGTCCAGAGCCCGGTGCAAACATCCCAGGCGGCTTTTCCATCGGCGTCATATCGTACTCGCAGCTCAACCTTTTCCGAGCCTATCGAGAAGCGACCGCTTACCAACGGCAGCGAGAAAGACCACGTTCCGGCCTCGGTTTACTCGGGACTCGAAGTCGAGTATCTCCCCTTGCTGGATGTCGCAGCCCCCCGCGAGGCTTCAGGCTCCGATGGCACTCTCACTCCATCCGCCTCGAAGCTCATTGAGCGGGTGTCTTGGACCGACAGCCAACTTCTCCATCATCTCAAGCATTTCAACttcaccggcggcgccgccattGCCCTGACAGACGTGATCAAGCGGCAGACCGAGATCGATGAGAGGACAGACTTCGGGACCTTTGCCGCCTACGAAAGTCAGGGCTACGTCAGCTCAACCTTTGAGCTATACGACGTCGACACGAAGGGGGCGCCTCGTCATGTGGGTAAGCAATCGGACCGGCAGCCCCAGGGCGTTGCGCCCGACGTCGCCCCATCCCCAAGCCAGATTGTCGACGCGCCGACTGTTTGGAACGCACTCAAGGGCATTCACGCAGACGGCCAAGCCGTTGGTCTCGTGACAATCCTCCAGGAGCCTTCGGCCCTCATGCTCGGCGCCCTGCACATGACCATGTCGCCATACTTTGACATGACGGAGCTCCTCAATCACTTCATCACAGACCACGAAAACAACGGCAAGACGACCGCCCATGTCCACCGCGCCTTCGCCCGTGACCCGTCCCCCTCGCACCTCCGCCAGcgcagcttcttcttcgtcttcaagTACTAtaccgtcgtcggcgacggcctcgagcccgcCCCCTTCCAGAAGTACGACAAGCGCCCGCCCGACCGCCGCTCGCGGGACcacatcgacatcgccgagTGCAGctccatcctcgccctctcgCTCTCCGGCCCGCCGCGCCAGTCCGTCAAGCagacccgccgccgcgaaggGCCGCAGGAGGGGTTTCTCTTCGACACCTTCGCGCCGTGGCACCTGCTCTCGATCCAGTCCTTCCCGGACGATGAGCACACtctccgcggcggcgacgccgagtccCAAAAGACCTTCTTCTCCGGCCCGTGGGCattcctcgacgccctggtGACGGAGTACCGCGACGCGACGAAGCGGAACCTCGCCCTCCATGCCCGCATCGCCAAGCTCATCACCCCGCCAACCGACTTCATGTTCGACGCCAGGCTGCGCGACAAGCTGCTCTTCGAGGACAAGCACTTCACCTACATCCGGCGGTACTTCTGGGCCTATAACACGCTGGGCGTCGTCAACGAGGGCCTGCGCGCCATGCTCGCCGCGTACCGGGACACCTTCCCCGACGACTTCTGGGAGGGCCGGCACCCGACGCTGTGGCCGCACCCGTCCCCGGACAGCTCCGAGGGGAGGGCGTACCGAGACAAGATGATGCCGCTGCGGTCGGACTTGGAGAGGGCATGCCGCGACCTGGAGACTGTGCACGCCAAGAACGCCGCGACGCGCAAGGAGATTGAGAACCTGAGGGACCAGCTCTTCAGCGGGAGCTCGATCAAGGAGTCACGACGGGCCATCGAGCAGGGCGACAACATCAAGGTGTTGACCCTGGGGTCCATGGTGTTTCTCCCCCTGACGTTCGTAACT TCCGTCTTCGGTATCACGGAATTTACCATCCCCGCGCAGGATTGGCGCTTCCCCGTGACCATGGTCTGCGTCTGCGTTCCCTTCATCCTGGCCCTCATTCTCCTGCAGACGCGCGCGGGGTACTCGCTTGCCAGGCACACCTTTGCCGCTCTCACGTGGCCGTTCCGCCTCTTGGCGAacgacggggccggggaCACGTTTCCGCCCGCGATTGCTATGCCTGCGGTCGAGGCGAGACCGCGCAGAAAGAGACGGCTCACGAGTCGAAGGCCGCCTTCGCCACAGCCGCCGGCTCAAGAGAAGCCTCAGGAGGCGAAGGAAGCGGGGCTAGGGTCGTGGTTGACTTGGGGACTGGGAAGAAGCAACGTCAATACGAGGGGAGATGATAAAGAGGTGGGTCAGGAGGGCGATGTCCTGGTGTTTGGTCATGTTTAA